The nucleotide sequence GCGTGTCGCTGACCAGGATCCTGCGCTCCGCCAAGCTCAGGTTGACCTCCCCGCCCCGCACGGCCCCCTCGGGGGGCGCTCCCGGTCTTCTTGTGGTGGTTAAATGAGGCGCGAACGGGGCGTCCCACAGACGGGGCATCCCACAAACGAGACGTCCCGGCGTTGTCTCGCCCATCCcggcagggtttggggtgctgcgggggcctCCCAGCCCCGCTTGGCTCCGCAGGCTGACCGAGGGTGCTGGGGCTCCAAGTTGTTTGCCGGGGGGGGGAAGCCGGCTTAATTACACCTGTAATTACAGCTTTTGTGTAGGTGGTTCCGATAGGTGTAGACTCGTGTCTGTGTGTTTGctgcctttcctcccttcccttggCACCCAAAGCAGCGCCCGCTTTCCTCTGCACCCTTCAACGCAAACCAGCGTCCCCATGCCTGTGCCTTAGTGAGCCAAGGAGGGGAACCTGAGTGATAAAGAGGCGAAAAAGCTTGCAATATAGAGGCTGTCAAAATAAGTGTTAAACCTATGTGTTAAACCAAGTAGTCGTTAAGGAGTAAATGTGACGCGTTCTTGGCTTTATCAAAATTCAGAATAAAGAAAGCTAGGTGAAGCTGAAAATAAAcgtattttcttgtttcttttaagtttaattcagtttttcagcaaaatgaaGAAGTGGATGGACATGTCAAATCTACCACAGGAATTCCGTGAGCGAGTAGAGAGGCTGGAGAGAAACTTTGAAGTGTCAACTGTGATCTTCAAGAAGTTTGAGCCAATATTTTTGGATGTATTTCAAAACCCTTTTGAAGAAACTTCTAAGCCACAACGAAGCAGGAAGCAGAGGTATTTTTCATGTGACTTTTCAAGAGGTTTACAAATGTTAAGACCACtatttatgcttttaaagaaTATGGTAAAGTACTAAAGCGATAGGGCTGCTTCGTGTCATGGCCTTGATTCTGAAATGTGCATAGAGGAAGATCCCTAGTCGTGGTGGAGCACAGCTCATATCAGCAGAGCTTTGCGTCTGGCTCTTGTTTACGCAGTTCTCTGTGAATTCAGGACCTGGCCCTTAGTGAGCACGGCTCTGCATGGTGGAAGAGGCAGAGTGAAGCATCAACTTGAGATACAGTCAGACCGTCACAGCGCTTAGCATGGGGATATTCTTTTGTGGCAATAGACTTGTAGTTGATACTGTGACCTAATCCCCCCGTGCAAATGTAGCTGTACCGAATGGGAAAGCATCAGCAGGCCTTCCACATCACTGTGATTTTAGCATGACTTTAACATGCTCAGTCAGAtgagcacagaaacacaaatgaGCGTTAACACGTAAATGGGAGAAAATTACAGGCAATGTGCTCGTTCTTATGTCATTTTTATGACAAATGTAGTAATTGGTGGTGGTGTCTTCCAGATGCAGGGTACTTTTAATTAAAGGGACTTGTCCATGTTCTCTGCTGACCGTGTGGCTGACTCTGGCAGCTTTACAGTGAGGATGTAACCTTGATAATGAGGGAGCTGAGCTGGGCCTGTGCCAGTGATTTTTGCTGACTTGTGTGTCCTTGGGATGTGAGGGGGGATAACTTGTGGTAAAATGCTCTAGTGCAGCTCCTTACAAACAGAAAGGATGCTTTTGTGGGCATTGCTGCATCTGTATCAGGGGAAATTTCATCTGTATGCCCTGTTAATGTGCCTTCATCAGAACAGTGTTTGTTACTGTAACTTTAGCTTTCCATTAGCTTCCGCATTGGGTGTCTTAAATAATCTCTTCCCTGGTCTTCAAGCTCTGTGGCGTTGGATAGTCTCTACTCCAAACATTTTGCACTGTAAGAGCTGTAACACAAGTTGTAGCTGCATGTTTTGAAGGGGTGGTTGATGCtatagtgaaatatttaggaaaataatCACTGTAATTTGTATTGTCCTGGGCATCtcactgcctgcagctccaggagaaTTCTGTTACAGTCCTGACGCTATCAAAATGGTATGTCCAGGGTCACAGACCAACGGCAACTGTTAGCTCAAAAAGGGGCTGGAAGGTTAATGATGCTGTGCAGAAAGCCCTCTAGAGCTATACAGGAGACGATGAAAGCTGAAATATGCACATGTAGCTTACGGTGTGTCTGAGCGTGAAATTGTTAGGTGGTCGCTCCAGCTTGCTTTGAGCAaggaaatggaatgaaattctTACCTTGTAACAAGCTTCAGCTTCCTGACCCTGGAGACTGACTTCTTGTCCTCCTCATTGACAGGCGGGTGCCATGCAGTGTTAAAGATCTCTTCAACTTCTGCTGGACTCTCTTTGTGTACACTAAGGGTAGGCTGGCTATTTTAGCTGCatgttttgtgtgtatttggaGTTACGAACTTCTGTTATGTTGCTTGATGTGATATGCTGTCTCTTAAAGGTAATTTCCGTATGATTGGGGATGATTTAGTAAATTCCTATCatttgcttctctgctgcttggACCTGGTCTTCGCAAATGCCCTTTTGTGTCCAAATAGAAGAGATTTGCTAAATCCATCGTTTAAAGGTATGGTGAGGACagattatttaaaatcaaatatgcttggtttttaatttcttttaagtgAAGTTGAAGgttggttgtcttttttttttttttttttcccccctccccttccttctcagGCTTACCAGAGGACTTCCATGCAACAGAGATCAAAGTCTCTGAAGATCCTCCTTGCATTATTGCCACGCTGTGTGAGCTGCATGATGGGCTTTTAGTAGAAGCAAAAGGAATAAAGGAACACTACTTTAAACCATACATCTCAAAACTATTTGATAGGAAGGTACATCTTACTACTTTTAAGGATGTGTGATAGTGCTCTTATGAATGGTCCTGTCTTGAAACTGTTTAAAACCTGCAGGTGCTGATGAAAAGTGCAGTAACAGGCAAATGAACTTGGTCTGGTTCAGCTTTCCTTTGTGTGCATGTTAGCAGGAGCAgaatttactttcattttgaattaCGTTCTGTACGGTCCTCTCTGTTTTGGCTTTTTACATCAGTGAAGAATCTTTGCTTTCTTGGCAGTGTGAAAACTGGGTCATGGAtgatagcctttttttttctgaagaaaatcttACCTTGTGAAACAATTTTGTGGAGTAACCATAATGATAGTCTGGATCCTAGCACTTGTCTTGGAATTAAGCAAGATGTTTTGGAATTAAGAGGTTGAGATTGCAGTTGGACAGACtgttctgtttggttttgatacTGGAAAACGTTTCCAAGTTCTGTGGAAATGTTTATGTAGTCATTCATCAGGTCCCTAACCTGCCAATGGAACAGATTTCCAATAGCAGTGCTGTTTCTGAGAAATGAGTTTTTCTAGAGCTTGGGTAGAACAGAGATTTGTCCTTGTCTGATTGTCTTGCTAATTGCATTGTAGTGCTTTGGTATACACAAAAGAATCCAATTATGCTCCTAAATCTCATTTCCACTTAGGTGGAAGCCATCATGCTCtcacattgtttttattatgtttattatgttattgattttattatgtaagatatttctgtgttttttattttgttttgtttttcttagatCTTAAAAGGAGAATGTCTATTGGATCTTTgcaattttacagaaaataagtaaGTTATAGCTTACATTCTTAATTGTGGgctttggtttcatttttaaaatatgtgtcTTTGAATACTAAGTCTCAGTTTTATCTGTGCCCTTGTTTTATCATAACTAGCTGCTCGTAATGACTTGACAACCATTGCTGTTACTTGCCTAAAATGCATTCTGGACCTGAGATGCATCAAATATCAGAGGGTCGGCTGTGGGTCTTCCTTACTGTCAGGTCACACAAGGGTGGTTAGGCACTGggagaggctgcccagggaagtggacgagttgccatccctggagatatttaagaaaCATGTGGATGTGGCATtaagggacatagtttagtggtgAACTTGATAGTgttaggttgatggttggacttgatctttaGGGTCTTTTACAGCCTTCTAGGATTCTGATTTTCTGTCAGCTGTTACCTTTGAGTAGTCGAATGCAAGTCAAAGCCTTGAGTCTGAAGTTCATGGATGTATTTCTATACGTAACCTGATGGTAAGTTGATGGTAATCAAATATTATACCTGAGTAGGGAAGTATTCAGACTTGTTTATCAGTCTCCAGTTGAGTGTATAAATCTGTAAAGGCAATTCTCTtttcaatagatttttttttcttccaaaccacaaaaaaaaattcagtggAAGGCAAATACAGTTGTTTCAGAAACTTATTGAATTCACTCCTCAAAACTAAtctaaataaaaagatgaacagcagctgctttgttCTGGATCCTGTAAAGagttttttgccttttccaaaaATTACCTAATCATTTGTTTTTGCAAAGTGAGGTTTTAACTCTTTGATTTGCTTTCTAAGAATTACGAGCAATGACTCAGTTGTTTTAACAGTGTGGATGACACCCTCAATTTTAGatagaaaacagtatttttatggTCCATATGAACTTCTCTTAGTGTTTCTACTTGAATAGGAGTACTAGTAATTTAATAACTACTGTTGTGTAGAATAATATAGTATTCCCCATTCTTTTGTAAACAACATCTGAGGAAACATGGAAGCCTGTTTCTTTGTCTAAACTATTTTACAGATGGGTTAGCTGGAAAAAGATAAAGTTCAGTATCACATGTCAGTGGTGATTGTAGGAATTAAATTTCCCTTCGAGTATGCCATTATGAAAATAGCTGAATACCAAGTGGCAGAAGCAGAGCTCAAACTTAGCTCGTTTAATGCAACCACTGTTTGCATGCTCTTCATATGCAAAGATTTAACTTTTGATCCATTGAATACTTCAAAACCACTTTATTTGCAACTGGGGTGGAAGCCAAGTTGTTTCTCCTCTACTTAGTGAGAACTAAGTGTCGGTGGAAACAGAGCAGGCCCTGCAGGGATCAGGGAGGTTTGCGGTGGGTGATGAGGCAGGCAAGGATGTGCACGAGCAGATTACTGATCGGAGTGAAGCTTCCTGTACAAGCAGTACCATGTCTGAAAGACTTAAATGCTTTGAGCTTGTGTGGTTTCAGTTTTGAATTTTAGCCCCACTGGCATATTTTTGGTTTCTTCAGCAGTTAAACTTTTGATGTAATGCTTTGGTTTCTCTTCCAGCAAAGCGCTGAATAAAGAATATGAAGAGTATGTTCTAACAGTGGGTGACTTTGATGAGAGAGTTTTCCTAGGAGCAGATGCTGAAGAAGAAATAGGCACTCCTCGGAAATTTCCTGCAGACATGCCTGTagggaaaacagcagcaagagcTCATGTGGAGTGTCATCTTCAGCAGCATTTTGAAAAGGTGGTTCATCTAACTTGTCATTTTCAGTTGGAGTACACCTGTCAAGTTTTTTCGTCATTATATGCAATCTGAATCCCTGAGATGACtttgaaaagctgcatttcagctgaaaagctgAACGTTTTACTGAGAGAAAGGAGTGACATTTGCAGGCTTCAGTGGACAGTTTTGCTAAGGAGAAATGGCAGTGTCTTCTTTCCTATGTAATTCAGTAAATACCTACTCCTTAAGCTGGATGGGAGCATTTCTATGTGTGAGTTAGTGTTTTTTATGTCCAAGAAAAATCTGTAAGTAGTTGAGACCTAACTATATGGACTTAGGGTTATTTCAGACTTAATTTATATCCAGTAAGAACACCATGAAATCTTTACATTGGGTTaatttacttgtttttctgatgtttccTTTTGATAACAGGAAAAGATAACTTGTATACTATTCAATGAAAGATAATATTCAAGATATAAAACCCACCAAAGCCTCACTCTATGTAATTTTGTTACAAAAAGTAGCCTATAAGCAGAGGTAGTGTTTCATTatgtttgaaaaatgtaaaatgtatttaatgaaGTTGGTGTATGGGAAAATACTCAATCGATAACTTTTTGAActttaataaggaaaaaagtgtGCCACACTGTGTGAAAGGAGCTCATGCTGTTTGATAACTACCATTTCACGGCAATTAAAATACTCATGCTTATTACGAGATGCTACTGCTGGTATAAGTGAATCATACAGTTTAAGTTTTTGTCCCAAATATAAATGTCTCGTATTCAAGCAAACTAAACATGGTGGATTGGAATGAGTTTATCAGTTTCAAACTCCAGTTTCTGTAGTATAAAAAAATGACCTTGTTGCTATTTATGTGTGCTGATTACAGGCCTaacttttcatcattttttttccttgtatcttCAAAATGTGGTCTGTTCTGATCATTCAAAACCGAATActttatttcattacttctaTTACAGGGGGCTCTAGGTGCACCAGAACGGTGTTTCACAAAGAATGTTTTCCTGTGACCCTCtcccaggcagctctgccactTATTCCATGTCACCCAGTTAACCCAGGGGTTTTGAATGGAAGCATGTGCTTCCTCTTTCTTGCTctgtattttccagtatttaaGTAAGCAGATATACAGACTTTAAGATATAAAGTCCCATTTTTTctagattttattaaaaaaaaaaaaaaaaactttattatttttgtctatcTGGAGATTTGTTGTAGTTGAACTACTTTTTAGTGAGTTCTGAGACCACAGACAGCCTTCAGGTAGTATGTTAGTAGCATCATTTTAATCTTTCAAGTGATTTTGCATGAGATCATGTTTTTGAAACATTGCTGTTGACTGATTTTATTGCTTATTTTTCCGTCTCACAGAAAAGGTCATTTGCACCTTCAACTCCTCTGACTGGAAGAAGATACCTACGAGAAAAGGAAGCTGTCATCACTCCTGTTGCTTCAGCCACACAAAGTGTGAGTCGGTTACAGAATATTGTGGCTGGACTGAAAAATGCACCAAGTGAACAACTGATCGCTATTTTTGAGTAAGTACATCCACTGTGATTGTTCTCATACAAGTGAAAATTCATCTTCTCGTGCTTGTGCCTATTTCCTTGCTCAAAAttgacttttttgtttggtgcagattttttttttgtttctgcctcTGTATTATTTCCAGTTAACAGGTCTTAACATAAGTAAAACATTCTGGTTTTTAAATGATCTGTTTTTCTCGAGAAGGAGAGCTAGACCCTCCTACCCCTGAGATATCGCCAACATCTCATTCATCTCTTTCAGCCACTGTATGATGCTGGGAAATCATACATTAAGTGACTACTTATTACAACCCCAGGCTTTCCTGATCACCATTTCTAGGACAGAGTCCCTGTTTTGTAAATCAGTTTAGACTTTTGGCTCATAGATGCATGTCTGCATGCTGACTGTAGTGAAATGCACTGGAAAATCTTGGTGTGTAAGCAGATGAGTGTAAACAGAATAATTCAGCAGTAAAAACTAGATCAATGTTGCTTCATAGATTGTAACAAGTAAAAATGTAATGTGAAAGAATTGTAAAGGTGTTGGGCATTTGTCTAATTCCATGCAAAGCATGGCCTTACTTTAGTGTTGTAAGGTCTCCGGATGTTTTTCAGTAATAGTGAGCATTTATAATTAACACTTAATATTTGATGCGCGCAAGTAATAGTTTATAGCAACCTTCATAACTAGGTGAAAATACTACTTTTAGTTCTCATCTTTGAAATTATATGTTTTGAAGGTCTTTCTAATACTTGTTCTTAAAAGTTTGCATTACAAATGCTTAGCAAGATGCATTTCTATTTTGCAGGTTcctattttgttgttttttaaagattgcTTGATATTAAGTCAATCAGTATTATTACAATGTTAGCATATCTGTCTGTAACGAAACTGAGTTCATTGAAGCAATAACCTGTCTGTCAAAGGgagttttaaatgttaaaactaGGAGAAACATTAATTGAGTAATCTTCAGATAAGAAACGTGTTGAATGCTTTGCTCACCTTGGATATGAGTTCAGCAAATGATAGGATATGTATTGTCTGATTGGGGGAAATGGGAAATAACTGTGCTTTTGACTATGTGGAATAATCTATGCTTTcaggtatttttctctttcaagtaAAAATTCCATGGAAGTGTAACTTTTAATTAGAAGGCTTTGTTCAATGAAACCATAATTTATTTCAACGCTAGCTTTTCAGCATAACTCAGTGTCTTAATTTGACCTAAATGCAAGCCACTTTCCTCTAAGTACAGATTTGCTCCAAATACGGAAGTGTTCAGAAAGAGCTCTCAAATTTACGTAGGCTCtcttaggaaaggaaaacaggaaagaatctttctttgtgttttatgttttcctcTGTTGCTCGTGGTAATACACGTTATTGCCTGATGAGGAAAGCTCAgtaaaattagatttaaaaaaaattattattatttttttatgcaagCAGGATATATTCTTATACAAACAAGGCTTTCTCTTTGTGTTCTGCTTTAGGTCTTGTGCACGCAGTCCTATGGAAAGCATTACAAACAGAGTAAAAGAAATAGGTGAGACATTTTGTCGCAGCTACACTCAGTCAACAGATGAACAACCAGGATCTCATATAGGTATGAACTTGAAATGCACAGgatgtttcaaaatattaaatgagggcaaataaaatgaatatgtaTGCTATCATATGACTACTTAATACAGTGGAGCTATTTTAACAAACGCTTCCAAACAGAAAATCGTTGCTGTCAAGCAGAATActataaagaataaaattttattaaaaataaaaacaaggttACAGTTGAAAATGGGATAACCAAGACAGCACTGAATCTATAAATATCTTATCAAAAATTTTAAGTGTGCTTTCATCTTAAATCTAAAagttaaaggaaatgaaatacaaataggAAAATCATCATTGCAATTGTTTGCAGAATGACTTCactagaaatatgaaaatacacaGTTGTTTAAAATGTTCCTAGATTTGTGTGCTGCTCTTGTGACTAGTGTGTTTCTAAGCATACTGTTTGGATTTGGAAAATCTATACACTTCGATATTTTGTTAGAGAAGGCCAAGTACAAGTCAATTTAGTCTGAGGCTGTTTGTGGAAACAGCATAGGGCTTCatcagttttgattttaaatttcagaCTTTGCTGTAAACAGATTAAAACTGGCAGAGATCTTGTATTATAAAATCTTGGAGACTATAATGGTACAAGAAACACGAAGACTACATGGGAAGGACATGACTGTAAGTAAAGAACTAGCAGAAGAGGAGAATTTGTAGGGGGATATGTTCAGACAGTTCCTGAACAGATCAGTCCGCTGACAATCTGTAtacattgttgtttttaatgaaagagaAGTGTATGTAAGGTGCCTAAATATAGTTTTTACTACTATTGAAAATGGTATAAATCTGGCATTATTAATTATGTTAACCTGTGTTTATTTCCAGAATCATTAATTTTAGGGCAGataatttttattctcttctttttattccatTAACAATATCAATATTTCATGTTAGACAGCAACATATTTGATCCGCTTTGTGACTCACAATACGGACACAATTCATTTGACTGTGGTACGAAAACAGTgatgcttttcaaaatgttaatCTACTTCCAGTGTAAACTTCCATGTAAAAAGAGGAGATTGTGTGTGGAGGTAGAATAAAGCAATAACTCAATCTCAAATGGCACAGTACTGAAATAGTCTAAGGACTTGATGTGCTGCTGTGGATTTACTTTCCTGTAGTCATTTTCTGGCTTGACTGTGAAGAGCAAAGCTTGCATTatttgtctgcatttttaaatgtttttcagagttCTTCTGTGAATTTTCTTATATGTGGCAAAGTCTTAAGTatcttttgagatttttttaatcctagATCTCCTGAGAAGCCCATATTTCCTGCTCTCCCCTAAGAAGGATTGtatgttttcaaaaaacaaattttttaaaaaaaaatccatgtaagATGGATTTTCCTGAGATGACTCTAATTCTGCctagaaggctttttttttttttttttttgtctaaaaaaACGTGCCTCTGTTTCCCTAACCTCAGATCACTGACATTTTCTGTAATCTCTTCAGGCTCTCTTGGAACAAGATGTCTTTCACCGCTCCCTCATGGCATGCTGCTTGGAGATTGTGCTTTTTGCATATAGCTCACCTCGTACCTTTCCCTGGATAATTGAAGTACTTGACCTCAGGCCATTCTATTTCTATAAGGTAAATACATATTGTCTAAATCTGTGTTCAAAGTGGCATGTTACTGGATTGACAGTCTCAAGGGATGATGTTCTTCCTTCCTAGGTTGccacacaggagaaaaacagatgttaATATGTCTCATGCCTGTTCTAAATTCTGTCTGTCTTTAATATTACCTGGAATGTGTAATGCTTGAGTTGAAGATGAAATTTAAAGCAA is from Anas acuta chromosome 16, bAnaAcu1.1, whole genome shotgun sequence and encodes:
- the RBL1 gene encoding retinoblastoma-like protein 1 isoform X4; this encodes MSLTEPPPPSGAAEPGAAIERLCQELNLDAASAAEALRDFTALRGTYSLEGEALHWLACALYVACRKSVLPTVGSGLMEGNCVSLTRILRSAKLSLIQFFSKMKKWMDMSNLPQEFRERVERLERNFEVSTVIFKKFEPIFLDVFQNPFEETSKPQRSRKQRRVPCSVKDLFNFCWTLFVYTKGNFRMIGDDLVNSYHLLLCCLDLVFANALLCPNRRDLLNPSFKGLPEDFHATEIKVSEDPPCIIATLCELHDGLLVEAKGIKEHYFKPYISKLFDRKILKGECLLDLCNFTENNKALNKEYEEYVLTVGDFDERVFLGADAEEEIGTPRKFPADMPVGKTAARAHVECHLQQHFEKKRSFAPSTPLTGRRYLREKEAVITPVASATQSVSRLQNIVAGLKNAPSEQLIAIFESCARSPMESITNRVKEIGETFCRSYTQSTDEQPGSHIDFAVNRLKLAEILYYKILETIMVQETRRLHGKDMTALLEQDVFHRSLMACCLEIVLFAYSSPRTFPWIIEVLDLRPFYFYKVIEVLIRSEEGLSRDMVKHLNSIEEQILESLAWTRDSALWSALQASENRVPTCEEVIFPSNFEASNGGSGLGHLPMMPVSPIVHPRVKEVRTDLGGTLRRDLQPLSPISVHERYSSPTAGSAKRRLFGDDSPKEMQMEKILTEGTKLTIAPASSIATENISVSPGQTVLTMTTATVPGKAGQKVTIPLHGIAHEMGGITLIPISMNLGQPPKMEAQAPYHPQVSQAQEGHLSSGSKPKKTGSLALFYRKVYHLASVRLRDLCLKLDVSNDLRRKIWTCFEFTLVHCADLMKDRHLDQLLLCAFYIMAKVTKEERTFQDIMKSYRNQPQANSHVYRSVLLRNYSDDVLLDKNKNQDVEMTEVNSVEE